A window of the Proteus terrae subsp. cibarius genome harbors these coding sequences:
- a CDS encoding sugar O-acetyltransferase: MTEYEKMVSGNLYHASKDDSLEPLRVKAREIIYDFNMTRPSDVEKRKAYLKQLLGKTGNNFTIEPPFHCDYGQLIEIGEAFYANFNLTILDCASVKIGHNVMCAPNVSILTATHPIDPEIRSSELEYALPITIGNSVWLGAGCIILPGVTIGDNCVIGAGSIVTKSIPANCVAVGNPCRVIRLISDKDKQDAEKRLGLY; encoded by the coding sequence ATGACAGAATACGAAAAAATGGTATCAGGCAATCTTTATCATGCCAGTAAAGATGATAGTTTAGAGCCTCTTAGAGTAAAAGCGCGTGAAATTATTTATGATTTTAATATGACGCGTCCTTCTGACGTTGAAAAGAGAAAGGCATATTTAAAACAGCTGTTAGGAAAAACAGGCAACAATTTTACTATTGAGCCACCATTTCATTGTGACTATGGCCAATTAATTGAAATTGGTGAAGCGTTTTACGCTAATTTTAATTTAACGATATTAGATTGTGCATCTGTGAAAATTGGACACAATGTGATGTGTGCGCCCAATGTCAGCATTTTAACTGCAACTCATCCGATTGATCCTGAAATACGCAGTAGTGAACTTGAATATGCATTACCTATTACTATCGGCAATTCGGTATGGTTAGGCGCAGGATGTATTATTTTACCAGGTGTAACTATTGGGGATAACTGCGTTATTGGTGCGGGTAGTATAGTAACAAAATCTATTCCCGCTAATTGTGTTGCCGTTGGCAATCCTTGTCGTGTGATAAGACTAATTAGTGATAAGGATAAACAAGACGCTGAAAAAAGGCTTGGCCTTTATTAA
- a CDS encoding DJ-1/PfpI family protein — MSHNEMLYGKNMPSIIKLVEEGREQQVKPLKVGIFVCPGFMPMDINGAQSVFTIASAEIYFIWKKKELVEGYIGWPTMPTMTFEECPDDLDVLVVGMVPPEIVEDEQTLAFFAKMGNKTRYVIGTCYGSLVLGAAGLLKGKRATSNSNVVPMLPDMGAIAVEGSEVVVDGNIYTSGPATGSFDASLLVLEQLLGTPFAQLVELAIEYDPRPPFGTGSPTLAGPEMTAISQSLTANLNAQFHQAALNGLKKHR; from the coding sequence ATGAGTCATAATGAAATGCTGTATGGAAAGAATATGCCTTCAATCATTAAGCTTGTTGAAGAAGGGCGTGAGCAACAAGTCAAACCTCTTAAAGTTGGTATCTTTGTTTGTCCTGGCTTTATGCCTATGGATATTAATGGTGCTCAATCAGTATTTACTATTGCAAGTGCAGAAATTTATTTTATTTGGAAAAAGAAAGAGTTAGTTGAAGGCTATATTGGCTGGCCGACAATGCCAACTATGACTTTTGAGGAGTGCCCAGACGATCTTGATGTATTAGTGGTTGGAATGGTGCCACCAGAGATTGTTGAGGATGAACAGACATTGGCATTCTTTGCCAAAATGGGTAATAAAACTCGTTATGTCATTGGTACATGTTATGGCTCTTTAGTTTTGGGTGCTGCTGGATTATTAAAAGGTAAGAGAGCAACCAGTAATTCCAATGTCGTTCCGATGTTACCGGATATGGGGGCCATCGCAGTAGAGGGAAGTGAGGTTGTTGTTGATGGCAATATTTATACCTCAGGGCCAGCAACTGGTTCATTCGACGCTTCATTATTAGTATTAGAACAACTGTTAGGTACCCCTTTTGCTCAATTAGTTGAATTAGCAATTGAGTATGATCCTCGTCCTCCTTTTGGTACAGGTTCACCTACTTTAGCAGGGCCAGAAATGACTGCTATTTCACAAAGCTTAACCGCTAATTTAAATGCTCAATTTCATCAAGCCGCACTTAATGGACTTAAAAAACACCGCTAA